CGCGGTGTCGGCCGATGTGCGCGCGCTGATCCGCCGCGTCACCGAGGCCGCTATTCCCGTGCTCGCCATTGATCTGCCCTCCGGCCTTGATGGTCGCACCGGCAAGGTGCTGGGTACTGCTTTCCGGGCCTGCAACACCATCACCTTCATGACCCGCAAGCCCGGCCATCTGCTGATGCCGGGCAGGGAGCTTTGCGGTGAATTGGAGGTCTTCGACATTGGTATCCCCGCCCGCATCGTCAGGGCTGAAGCAGGCGGCGTCATCGCCGAGAACACGCCGGATGCCTGGAAGAGTGCGCTGCCGGCCGAGCATCTGGAAACCCATAAATACAAGCGCGGTCATCTGGTCGTCTTCTCAGGTGAGGCCGACAAGACGGGTGCGGCGCGCATATCGGCAATCTCTGGCCTGAAGGCCGGCGCCGGCCTGGTGACGATCGCCGCCCCCCGCGCGGCGATGGCCGCCAATGCCGCGCATCTGACCGCCGTCATGCTGCATGCCATCGACGATGAGGCCGATCTCGGCGACTGGCTCTCCGACAAGCGGCTGCAGACCTTCGTCCTCGGCCCCGGTTTCGGCATCGGCGCCAGGGCGCGTAGCTTCGTCTCGGCCCTTGCCGATCGTCATCTGGTGCTCGATGCCGACGGCATCTCCTCGTTTAAGGATGATCCGCAACAGCTGTTTGATCTTTTCCGGGGTGAGCCGCGTCTGGTGCTGACGCCGCACGAGGGAGAATTTGCGCGGCTCTTTCCCGATATCGGCGGCGACGACGCGCTCGGCAAGGTGGACAAGGCTGTGGCCGCCGCCCGCCGCGCCAATGCCGCGATCATTTACAAAGGAGCCGATACCGTCATTGCTGCGCCTGATGGACGTGCGCTGATCAATACCAACGCTCCCGTCTGGCTCGCCACCGCCGGTTCCGGCGACGTGCTTGCCGGCATCATCGGCGGCTTGCTCGCCCAGGGCCTGCCGGCCTTCGAGGCCGCGGCTGCCGGCGTCTGGCTGCATGGCGAGGCCGGCCAACGCGCCGGCAAGGGGCTGACGGCGGAGGAGCTTGCCGCCGAGGTATTGCCGCTTTAGCGCTGCCGCATCCTCTTGCACCTCGAACGCAGAAG
The Rhizobium leguminosarum DNA segment above includes these coding regions:
- a CDS encoding bifunctional ADP-dependent NAD(P)H-hydrate dehydratase/NAD(P)H-hydrate epimerase, which produces MTKHPSDLLLTPAEMAAVDAAAAASGIDSFGLMERAGAAVAAAALRLHPGALRFVALCGPGNNGGDAYVAARHLQQSGARVALFHLGDPSRLKGDAARARIGCALEGQELGLYRPETGDVFIDGLFGAGLGRAVSADVRALIRRVTEAAIPVLAIDLPSGLDGRTGKVLGTAFRACNTITFMTRKPGHLLMPGRELCGELEVFDIGIPARIVRAEAGGVIAENTPDAWKSALPAEHLETHKYKRGHLVVFSGEADKTGAARISAISGLKAGAGLVTIAAPRAAMAANAAHLTAVMLHAIDDEADLGDWLSDKRLQTFVLGPGFGIGARARSFVSALADRHLVLDADGISSFKDDPQQLFDLFRGEPRLVLTPHEGEFARLFPDIGGDDALGKVDKAVAAARRANAAIIYKGADTVIAAPDGRALINTNAPVWLATAGSGDVLAGIIGGLLAQGLPAFEAAAAGVWLHGEAGQRAGKGLTAEELAAEVLPL